CCTCCAACCCGTTCAGCCGCATCCTGCCGCAGATTCCTACGGACGGGCATGACCTCAACCCGCTGTTGCAGGATATCGGCCTGATCGTGCACCCGCCGATGCTCTACATGGGCTATGTCGGTTTCTCCGTGGCGTTCGCGTTTGCCATCGCCGCCTTGCTGGGCGGGCGTCTGGATGCTGCATGGGCCCGCTGGTCGCGGCCGTGGACCATCGTCGCCTGGGCCTTCCTCGGCATTGGCATTACGTTGGGTTCGTGGTGGGCCTACTACGAACTCGGCTGGGGCGGCTGGTGGTTCTGGGACCCGGTGGAAAACGCCTCGTTCATGCCTTGGCTGGTGGGTACGGCGCTGATTCACTCGCTGGCCGTCACCGAAAAACGCGGCGTGTTCAAAAGCTGGACCGTACTGCTGGCCATCGCCGCATTTTCCCTCAGCCTGCTCGGCACCTTCCTTGTGCGTTCGGGCGTATTGACCTCAGTGCATGCGTTTGCGTCCGACCCGGAGCGCGGCGTGTTCATCCTGATCTTCCTGCTGTTTGTGGTCGGCGGCTCCCTGACCCTGTTCGCCCTGCGTGCGCCGGTGGTCAAGAGCCAGGTCGGCTTCAACCTGTGGTCGCGGGAAACCCTGCTGCTGGGCAATAACCTGGTGCTGGTGGTGGCCGCGTCGATGATCCTGCTCGGCACCTTGTACCCGCTGGTGCTGGATGCCCTGAGCGGCGCCAAGCTGTCCGTCGGCCCGCCGTACTTCAACGCGTTGTTTATCCCGTTGATGGGCCTGTTGATGGTGGTGATGGCGGTCGGCATGCTGGTGCGCTGGAAAGACACACCGGTGAAATGGCTGGCGGGCATGCTGATGCCGGTTCTGCTGGGCAGCGTTGCCCTGGCGGTCATCGCCGGGCTTGCCTATGGCGACTTCAACTGGGCGGTGCTTGCCACTTTCCTGCTGGCGGCCTGGGTGTTGCTGGCCGGTGTGCGCGACATCTTCGACAAGACTCGCCACAAAGGTTTGATCAAAGGCCTGCCGACGCTGACCCGCAGTTACTGGGGCATGCAGATCGCCCATATCGGCATCGCCGTGTGCGCCCTGGGCGTGGTGCTCTCCAGCCAGAACAGCGCCGAACGCGACCTGCGCCTGGCGCCGGGCGAGTCGATGGACCTGGCCGGTTACCAGTTCATCTTTGAGGGCGCCAAGCACTTTGAAGGGCCGAACTTCACGTCGGACAAAGGCACCGTGCGGGTCGTGCGCAATGGCAAGGAAATCGCCGTGCTGCACCCGGAAAAACGCCTCTACACCGTGCAGAGCTCAATGATGACCGAAGCCGGGATCGACGCAGGTTTCACCCGTGACCTCTACGTGGCATTGGGCGAACCGCTGGGCGAAGGCGCCTGGGCTGTGCGCGTGCATGTGAAACCGTTTGTGCGCTGGATCTGGTTCGGCGGCTTGCTCACCGGCTTTGGTGGTTTGCTGGCTGCGCTGGACCGGCGTTATCGGGTCAAGGTCAAGAGCCGGGTGCGTGAAGCCCTCGGTCTGCAAGGAGCGCCGGTATGAAGCGTTGGTTGATGGTGTTGCCGCTGGCGTTGTTCCTGGTGGTGGCGGTGTTCCTGTATCGCGGCCTGTACCTGGACCCGGCCGAGTTGCCTTCGGCGATGATCGGCAAGCCGTTCCCCGAGTTCTCGCTGTCGAACGTGCAAGGCGACAAGACGCTGACCCGCGCCGACCTGCTGGGCAAACCGGCGCTGGTCAACGTGTGGGGCACCTGGTGCATCTCCTGCCGCGTCGAACACCCGGTGCTCAACAAACTGGCCGAGAAGGGCGTGGTGATCTACGGCATCAACTACAAGGACGACAATGCAGCGGCCTTGAAATGGCTCGCCGAGTTCCACAACCCGTACCAACTGGATATCCGCGATGAAGACGGCAACCTGGGGTTGAACCTCGGCGTGTATGGCGCCCCGGAAACCTTCTTTATCGATGCCAAGGGCGTGATCCGCGACAAGTACGTCGGTGTGATCGACGAAGTGGTCTGGCGCGAACAACTGGCCGCCAAGTACCAGGCGCTGGTCGATGAGGCCAAACCATGAAGCGTCTGTTAGCCGCTGCCGTGCTGGCGCTTGGACTGGCCGGCGTCGCCCACGCCGCCATCGACACCTACGAGTTCGCCAAGGACGGTGACCGCGAGCGTTTTCGCGAACTGACCAAGGAACTGCGCTGCCCCAAGTGCCAGAACCAGGACATCGCCGACTCCAACGCGCCCATCGCCGCCGACCTGCGCAAAGAGATTTTCCGCATGCTCGGGGAGGGCAAGGACAACCAGGAGATCATCGACTTCATGGTCGACCGCTACGGTGATTTCGTGCGCTACAAACCGGCCCTCACCGGCAAGACCGCGCTGCTCTGGTTCGGCCCCGCCGGGCTGTTGCTGGCGGGTGTGGTGGTGATGGCGGTGATCGTTCGGCGGCGCCGTGCCGCGCCGACCGACGGTTCCGATGCGCTGTCCCCCGAAGAGCGTAAACGCCTCGACCAATTGCTGGACACCAAGACTGATGATTGATTTCTGGCTCGCAGCCGGCTTGCTGCTTCTGATTGCCCTGAGTTTCCTATTGATCCCTGTGTTGCGCGGCCGCCGTGCCCAGCGCGAAGAGGATCGCACCGCGCTGAACGTGGCGCTGTATCAAGAACGCGTCGCCGAGTTGCAAGTGCAGCAGGACGAAGGCGTGCTCAACGCCGCGCAACTCGACACCGGTCGCGCCGAAGCTGCCCGCGAACTGTTGGCTGATACCGAGGGCGTCGAAAAACCCCGCGAATCGCGCCTGGGCAAACCGCTGCCGTTGCTCGCTGCCGTCCTCGTCCCGGTACTCGGCCTTAGCCTGTACCTGCACTTTGGCGCCAGTGACAAAGTCGAACTGACCCGCGAATTCTCCCAGCCACCGGTGTCTATCGAAGACATGACCCGTCGCCTGGAACGCGCCGCTGCCGCGCAGCCGGATTCGGCGCAGGGCCTGTACTTCCTCGGTCGCGCCTACATGGCCCAGGACCGTCCGGTCGATGCGGCCAACATCTTCGAACGCACCGTCGCGTTGGCTGGCCGCCAGCCGGAGCTGCTTGGCCAGTGGGCCCAGGCGCAATACTTTGCCGACAATAAGCAGTGGTCGCCCAAGATCCAGGCGTTGACTGACGAAGCCCTGAAGCTGGACCCGAAGGAAGTCACCAGCCTCGGCCTGCTGGGCATCGCCGCCTTTGAAGGCAAACGCTATCAGGAGGCGATCGACTACTGGACCCGCCTGTTGGCCCAATTGCCACCGCAAGACAGCTCCCGTGCGGCCCTGCAAGGCGGCATCGACCGGGCCGCGCAAAGCCTGAAGGAGAGCGGGGGCGTTGTCGCTCAAGCGCCTAAGGCGATGCTTAAAGTGCGCGTGGATTTATCCGCCGACGTGAAGGCCAAATCCCTGCCCACCGACAGCGTGTTCATCTTCGCCCGCGCCGTCAGCGGCCCGCCAGCGCCGTTGGCGGCCAAGCGCGTAACCGTCGCCGACCTGCCGGTCACCGTCGAGCTGGGCGATGCCGACGCGATGATGCCGCAGTTGAAACTGTCGAACTTCCCCGAAGTCCAACTGGTTGCGCGCTTATCCCGGGCCGGTCTTCCGACTGCCGGCGAGTGGATCGGCCGCAGCCAACCCCTGGCCAGCAGCACCACTGCGGTGCAACAGCTGACCATCGACAGTCCGGACAAGTAATCTTGAGGAAGCGCCCATGACGACCGCATTCGCACGCATCACCCTGCTCAGCCTGGTAGTGGGCCTGAGCGCCTGTGCGGTCCATCGCCCACCGCCTGGCCCGACCGGCCCGACCATCCCGCCGTCCGGCCCGTCGACACAGCCGAGCACCAAGCCTTCGGGCCCGGTCACTCCGGCGCCGAAGCCTGTGCCCACCAAATCGCCGACCTTCGCCCCACCACCGGGCGCCGCCAGCCACTGGGACGGCAAGATGCAGGTCTACGTGCTCGACGACCAGCCCGACACCTTCTACCGCCAGCGCACCTACTACCGCTGGAGCAACGGCTGGAGCCGCTCCATCAGCCCCAACGGGCCGTGGGAAGACACCAACGTGCAAGGCGTGCCGCCTGGGTTGAGCAAGCAGTACGCGCAATGACAAAAGGCGACCTTCGGGTCGTCTTTTTCATGCCGTCAGTCAGTCAAGGGCCAGCACTGTGCCTGTGGCGAGGGAGCGTGCTCGCGCTGGGCCGTGAAGCGGCCCCAAGAATGCGACGGCTGCGCAGTCCAGCGCGAGCAAGCTCCCTCCCACAGCAAATCACCTGCAACGCTGCTTATATGTTCATCAGTTTCGCCGCGATGGCATTCCAACCCGCCGGTTCATGGATCATGGCCTGGTAGTCATGGCCCGCGAAGAACTGCCCCTGCAAGGTATGTTTCGCCATGATCTCCTTGATGATCAGGGTGGCGGGGCCCAAACCGGTATTGCCGGTTCGGGCATCGAGTGCGCGACCTCGCACCTGAGTGGTGATTGCCGCGCCGAGCATCATCTTTCTTTGTTCAAGCTGCTTGATCTGATCTGCTCGGGATAAGCCGGTGAGGCTGGCTTGCGGCATATCTCCGGCGTTGGGGTTCTGTTCCAGAAAGGCAGCCCACTGCAACTCCATCGCCGCCACCTTGCACAGGGCGGCGTAGCGGTCGCTGACCATCAGCCTGGCCAGTTCAAGTTGGAAGCTGACCATCATGAGTGGGATTTTTCCGGCCAGCCCGATGCCCGTAAATGAAAGCAAGGTCGAGGTGGTCGACACCGCCATTTCGGTGCCACGAAATGCGAGCTTCTTGAACTTAACCTCGATGGCCAGTTGCAGCCATTTGATCGCATTACTGACTTGTTCATCACCCGCGGCGAAGGGTAGATAAGCCGCCAGCATTGTTGACAGCCGACGCAGATGTATCGCCGTAGAGGCCGTGGCAGATGCATGCCGGGCAGCATAGAAAGGCGCGGGAACCGGTGAGATCGCCGGGCCTAGCGCCGCCAATCCCACCCCGGTTGCACCAACACCCAAACCTTTGAGTTTGCGGTGCGCAAGCATCCTTTCTGTTTTAGGCGAGGAGCCGCATTTGCCGTGTTTGACAAAGTAAGGGTTGAGTTTCAACCCGCTTTGTTCGCAGACCTTCATGTAACTTCTGCCGGTGCCGATAGTTGTGACAATGGGGTGAAGGCCGGCCAGCCCTGAGAGCAGGCTAAAGAATATCTCCTCTTTTGACTGTTCTGTTTGAGCGGTTTCGCGCACTTGCGCTGCGATTGAGTCGGGCACTTTTTCATCTCCGTTGAGGGGAGAGGGGGATAGGAGCCTGTACCCTAGATAAGCACCGTCGTGCTGGCTGTAGGAATGTTCGGGCAAGTGTCACGCGTCTTGAGCAGCGGGCCGAACGTGATGCGCGGTGGGTTGCACTCGGGTAATGTGGCCGTCGCCGGCCAGGCGCCGCGAACGGCCTTCTGTGGTGCAACAAGTCTGGCGACAAGCAAAGAGGGTGTGTGATGGCGGGCAGGTTGATCTATCTCATCGGGCCATCGGGCTCGGGCAAGGACAGCCTGTTGGATGCCGCCCGCCCGCGTCTGGGCGAGCGCGGCTGCCGTATCGTGCGGCGCGTCATCACCCGTTCGGCGCAAGCCGTGGGCGAGGCGGCGCAGGGTGTGAGCCCGGCGCAGTTTGCGCGGATGGACACCGAAGGCGCGTTTGCCCTCAGCTGGCAGGCCAACGGCTTGTCCTATGGCATTCCACGGGTAATCGACGATTGGCTGGCGGCGGGGCATGACGTGCTGGTCAACGGCTCGCGTGCGCACCTGGACCAGGCCCGCCTGCGTTATCCGCGGTTGCTGGTGCTATTGCTGACCGTGGGTCAAGGCGTGTTACGCCAGCGCTTGATCGAGCGGGGGCGAGAGTTGCCGGCCGATATCGAGGCGCGCCTGGCGCGCAATGCGCGGTTTACCCAAGCGCTGATCGCCAGCAGTGGTCCGGGGTTGTGTGTGCTGGATAACTCCGGCCCCTTGGAGCACACGGTCGAGCGCTTGCTGTGCTGCCTGAATGCTGGGCATTCGCAAGGAGCCTGACCCGTCTCTGCAGCGGCAACTTTCGCTGATCGTTGATCAAACCGTCGTCCTTGAGCCGGGGCCGGTGCGCTCTTAAGCGGTTGCGACCGCCACCTGACGAGACGCGCTCAGGAACCGCAACAACGCCACCAGCGGGAATGCACTGCCCACCAGCATCACCCCGAGCCATCCGCCGTGTTCATACACGCTGCTGGCAATCGCCGAGCCGAAAGCGCCGCCGATGAAGATGCTGGTCATGTACAGCGCGTTCAAACGGCTGCGGCTATTGGCGTCCAGGGCGTAGACGGCGCGTTGGCCGAGCACCATGTTCATCTGCACGCAGAAGTCCAGGACCACACCGGTCACCGCCAGGCCGATCACGCTGTACAGCGGATGTACAAAGGCCGGCAGGAAGCTCAACGCCGCGAACAGCATCGCCAGCAGCGAAGCGCGGTGCGTGTGACCCGCATCGGCCAGGCGCCCGGCGATGGGGGCGGCGATGGCGCCCAAGGCACCGACCAGGGCGAACAGGGCGATTTCGCTCTGGCTCAGGCCG
The genomic region above belongs to Pseudomonas sp. S35 and contains:
- a CDS encoding heme lyase CcmF/NrfE family subunit, which encodes MTSALFIPELGQLAMILALCFAIVQAVVPLLGAWRGDRLWMSLAQPAAWGQFAFLLFAFGCLTYAFMTDDFSVGYVANNSNTALPWYYKFSAVWGAHEGSLLLWALILGGWTFAVSVFSRQLPQVMLARVLAVMGMISIGFLLFLIMTSNPFSRILPQIPTDGHDLNPLLQDIGLIVHPPMLYMGYVGFSVAFAFAIAALLGGRLDAAWARWSRPWTIVAWAFLGIGITLGSWWAYYELGWGGWWFWDPVENASFMPWLVGTALIHSLAVTEKRGVFKSWTVLLAIAAFSLSLLGTFLVRSGVLTSVHAFASDPERGVFILIFLLFVVGGSLTLFALRAPVVKSQVGFNLWSRETLLLGNNLVLVVAASMILLGTLYPLVLDALSGAKLSVGPPYFNALFIPLMGLLMVVMAVGMLVRWKDTPVKWLAGMLMPVLLGSVALAVIAGLAYGDFNWAVLATFLLAAWVLLAGVRDIFDKTRHKGLIKGLPTLTRSYWGMQIAHIGIAVCALGVVLSSQNSAERDLRLAPGESMDLAGYQFIFEGAKHFEGPNFTSDKGTVRVVRNGKEIAVLHPEKRLYTVQSSMMTEAGIDAGFTRDLYVALGEPLGEGAWAVRVHVKPFVRWIWFGGLLTGFGGLLAALDRRYRVKVKSRVREALGLQGAPV
- a CDS encoding DsbE family thiol:disulfide interchange protein, encoding MKRWLMVLPLALFLVVAVFLYRGLYLDPAELPSAMIGKPFPEFSLSNVQGDKTLTRADLLGKPALVNVWGTWCISCRVEHPVLNKLAEKGVVIYGINYKDDNAAALKWLAEFHNPYQLDIRDEDGNLGLNLGVYGAPETFFIDAKGVIRDKYVGVIDEVVWREQLAAKYQALVDEAKP
- a CDS encoding cytochrome c-type biogenesis protein; protein product: MKRLLAAAVLALGLAGVAHAAIDTYEFAKDGDRERFRELTKELRCPKCQNQDIADSNAPIAADLRKEIFRMLGEGKDNQEIIDFMVDRYGDFVRYKPALTGKTALLWFGPAGLLLAGVVVMAVIVRRRRAAPTDGSDALSPEERKRLDQLLDTKTDD
- the ccmI gene encoding c-type cytochrome biogenesis protein CcmI yields the protein MIDFWLAAGLLLLIALSFLLIPVLRGRRAQREEDRTALNVALYQERVAELQVQQDEGVLNAAQLDTGRAEAARELLADTEGVEKPRESRLGKPLPLLAAVLVPVLGLSLYLHFGASDKVELTREFSQPPVSIEDMTRRLERAAAAQPDSAQGLYFLGRAYMAQDRPVDAANIFERTVALAGRQPELLGQWAQAQYFADNKQWSPKIQALTDEALKLDPKEVTSLGLLGIAAFEGKRYQEAIDYWTRLLAQLPPQDSSRAALQGGIDRAAQSLKESGGVVAQAPKAMLKVRVDLSADVKAKSLPTDSVFIFARAVSGPPAPLAAKRVTVADLPVTVELGDADAMMPQLKLSNFPEVQLVARLSRAGLPTAGEWIGRSQPLASSTTAVQQLTIDSPDK
- the phnN gene encoding phosphonate metabolism protein/1,5-bisphosphokinase (PRPP-forming) PhnN, translated to MAGRLIYLIGPSGSGKDSLLDAARPRLGERGCRIVRRVITRSAQAVGEAAQGVSPAQFARMDTEGAFALSWQANGLSYGIPRVIDDWLAAGHDVLVNGSRAHLDQARLRYPRLLVLLLTVGQGVLRQRLIERGRELPADIEARLARNARFTQALIASSGPGLCVLDNSGPLEHTVERLLCCLNAGHSQGA